The following coding sequences lie in one Thalassoglobus polymorphus genomic window:
- a CDS encoding TlpA family protein disulfide reductase produces MLKTTLLLLAFVPFLVAAGCSQEPGTPPDPEVPEAGGAVTPETPANETPAPAGQTEESSTTSDSSTSQAEEVKLEIKSWDQTQELISQHKGKIVVVDVWATYCAPCLVEFPNLVQLHKEHSDQVACLSISLDYQGFDDEPVETYTKPVLAVLKKQGATFQNILCSTASDIVYNEKIKQGSIPIVYVYGKDGQLAGQFPNPEDPAEFTYQEDVLPLVTKLMNQ; encoded by the coding sequence ATGTTGAAAACAACCTTACTTCTATTGGCCTTCGTTCCTTTTCTGGTCGCGGCAGGATGTTCACAAGAACCTGGAACGCCTCCCGACCCCGAAGTTCCCGAAGCTGGAGGCGCGGTGACGCCAGAAACTCCCGCCAATGAGACACCAGCCCCGGCAGGTCAAACAGAAGAGTCATCAACAACTTCTGATTCATCAACAAGTCAAGCTGAAGAAGTGAAGCTTGAAATCAAGAGTTGGGATCAAACTCAGGAGTTGATTTCGCAGCACAAAGGCAAAATCGTCGTTGTCGATGTCTGGGCAACTTACTGTGCCCCCTGCTTGGTCGAGTTCCCCAATCTTGTCCAACTTCACAAAGAGCATTCGGATCAAGTCGCGTGTCTCTCGATCTCACTGGACTATCAGGGTTTTGATGATGAACCGGTCGAGACGTACACCAAGCCAGTTCTGGCTGTTCTGAAAAAGCAAGGTGCTACGTTTCAAAACATTCTTTGTTCGACCGCTTCTGACATCGTTTATAACGAAAAAATCAAGCAGGGATCGATCCCCATCGTGTACGTTTATGGGAAAGACGGGCAACTTGCTGGGCAATTCCCAAACCCCGAAGATCCCGCAGAGTTTACCTATCAGGAAGATGTCCTGCCTCTTGTCACGAAGTTGATGAATCAGTAA
- the leuB gene encoding 3-isopropylmalate dehydrogenase produces the protein MNAKIVLLPGDGIGPEVTEEGRKILVEVAEKFGHKFEFESHPIGGNAIDDFGDPLPEATLNACRNADGILLGAVGGPKWDDPTAKTRPEAGLLKIRKELGLFANLRPITTHEFLLDSSPLRREIVEGTDIFFVRELTGGIYFGDSNLEQNADGSETATSTMVYSTHEIERVVRVAAKAAQGRSGHLTSVDKANVLEASRLWRKVAERVVREEFPDLKYDVVLVDAMAMHLISRPSTFDVVVTGNMFGDILTDEGSMLPGSMGLLPSASLGSDGPGLYEPIHGSAPDIAGLGIANPLATILAAAMLLRHSLNLDDEAKAIEAAVDAVLSAGHRTKDLAKDGEVSLGTIEMGQKVIEALNS, from the coding sequence GTGAACGCAAAAATTGTACTTCTTCCCGGTGATGGAATTGGTCCGGAAGTGACTGAAGAAGGTCGTAAGATTCTTGTCGAAGTTGCTGAAAAGTTTGGACATAAGTTCGAGTTCGAATCACACCCGATTGGCGGAAACGCGATTGATGATTTCGGAGACCCGCTTCCCGAGGCAACTCTGAACGCATGCCGAAACGCTGATGGGATTCTTCTTGGTGCTGTTGGTGGCCCGAAGTGGGATGACCCCACAGCCAAGACTCGTCCCGAGGCTGGACTTCTGAAAATTCGCAAAGAGTTAGGCCTTTTTGCAAACTTGCGTCCAATCACCACACATGAGTTCCTGCTCGATTCTTCTCCTCTCCGTCGAGAAATTGTGGAAGGAACCGATATTTTCTTCGTGCGAGAACTGACCGGGGGCATTTACTTCGGCGATTCCAACTTAGAACAGAATGCCGATGGAAGCGAAACCGCAACCAGTACCATGGTTTACAGCACGCACGAAATCGAACGAGTCGTTCGAGTCGCTGCAAAAGCTGCTCAAGGTCGCTCGGGACATTTAACATCTGTCGATAAAGCAAACGTGCTGGAAGCATCGCGGCTTTGGCGCAAGGTCGCTGAGCGTGTTGTCCGAGAAGAGTTTCCAGACCTGAAATACGATGTTGTCCTGGTTGATGCGATGGCGATGCATCTGATTTCTCGCCCATCCACATTCGATGTGGTGGTGACTGGCAACATGTTCGGCGATATCCTCACCGACGAAGGATCGATGCTTCCCGGCTCGATGGGTCTCCTCCCGAGTGCCTCCCTTGGAAGCGATGGCCCCGGACTTTACGAACCGATCCACGGATCGGCACCAGACATTGCAGGGCTTGGAATCGCGAACCCACTAGCTACGATTTTGGCAGCTGCCATGTTGCTCCGACATTCGCTGAACCTGGACGACGAAGCGAAAGCAATCGAAGCAGCAGTCGACGCTGTTCTGTCGGCAGGTCACCGTACCAAGGACTTGGCAAAGGATGGAGAAGTCTCACTTGGAACAATTGAAATGGGGCAAAAAGTGATTGAAGCTCTCAACAGTTGA
- a CDS encoding FHA domain-containing protein, whose amino-acid sequence MLASAVEIPDLYEQSRKELDPGFDGVCLRPLWSTAGHGPITLFPGRYTVGSDESCDFTFPVAGVAGQHCLIVVGRKRAILKASSQLTWLNEGVITEGELKAGDRLVIGPIEFEVEVLHAEPAVSSQDDFSPPDIDELIRHAAEQPGSNQKDRREQLVQEMLTDVEGLLDVFFQKEKESHAQLTAMNTTLVNAQLELEQEFKLLELQRQEITEKQNEIVSERSQLVPIADATEKLQGLRKELETQAEELSQREVELLNQKASLAKQVEEVNAQKENLQASLERVQIAQQELKASAQQTQEESRLLESRTSDLALLEQEVQEQRNAVEKQQHELNDLAQHLESRSAEIQAGFDEISAQQETLKEKEQQLQIKESELQKSQEQLDEQAQSVSSRIADFDLQLETLREDQKTVQEQRTQFESEKELFQQRQASLEKELAARDDSCAAIVQELELKASQLEADLQDLNRREEKLDLQRQELQLEADLFEELSDEFIESQRELERKHDQLNQAREDFEKQRQLELNELAELKQQAATDRQLLDEQFSQLKNLKAEHEQVSQTLQADRLSLVQLEEGLQQREEELRNGHALLDEKTRAVEEQLSELQAHRDRLTDDEQELARQQAELTADLEAAAEKQNEFLKQNEILAEEQRSHQEHCEAVAALHEQSRSELDQREEHLRVAQKQLELLSLSIEEREVAADLLFDDLQAEKKGLAELAAELELREQEVQDQHGLLETQDFELKEQLEAQRAKLSEQENSLVQQREELKREFENLKEQVERLDEQKKQLETREEQLRSEEESLEKRSLEKQKEIEEQTKSLALEQQLLEEQTQQLKSQSSEYAQRQKEIEEEQGGLVLFEKVLKDRKQDFQGEQELLQSSSLELEEKTRQLQAAQSELAAKIEKFNLQKAELELEADILEERSSELNEKQNELISREEEFQNRCREFEQKQAEEQPKLQRLSRELSEERIRLDDLAARLESQQQEFQRQSTEFKLDQSVLSEFEAELEQREAELHAASIELKEQQSELASQTEKFNNERQEREAQLLAAEKDLEQRELRFETDQKQHQALLTEYEKLEAAHFELRDQEQVLLSQMAILKSSEEELRLSLSQAKREEAQELEDRQAQLNQQLEELRSLESELAERESQLKSQHQVERDQLESQVLELSSQLDRVIVERNELLEQGQQVAEQQRKYESESAELQELQQLLEEKLEYCESRIKETESTRQKLSGQFEELRERQQGFQQLELELEEEKASIEQERSSIEIARADFEQDVAEFEDLQERLLSDLNQSDSKQNDSTQDLDPQPQEVQGELQGIAKDGVDEDVDHKIDEKATDSVGDGVSGSVRDKISGNVVSDDAVISDNAEFNLNVELHNEVASEAVEGESSAETGDESAPIDGLRSELAEIFGIPLGGETPAEKSTAENSSTGITEEIELEVESESETPEILELAEAGLELPESLKEEATTQTDEKSEASNISESFVEESRTPDFSSDDVIQNYMKQLLARNSAEKSQPKTSEVLETPEQELSPSATQLKTQPVERTEGEASNSRNTNSREVRESAAIRANLDSFRELANLSARSAVAKSTLSRERTFIKIYAACAGIGWLCTSFLLMTEQWSSSEQGQATLLASMTGLGAIFATAKMFRSMVRARYFLALAPDNENDGDSLNDSDSDSDIDSDSDSDSDIHIDNIGSEVEIEAPLAES is encoded by the coding sequence ATGTTGGCATCTGCCGTTGAAATTCCTGATCTCTACGAACAAAGTCGCAAGGAACTGGACCCCGGCTTTGATGGAGTCTGCCTGCGTCCTTTGTGGTCGACAGCAGGGCATGGGCCAATCACTTTGTTTCCGGGACGTTATACTGTCGGCTCCGATGAAAGTTGTGATTTTACATTTCCTGTTGCTGGGGTTGCTGGCCAACACTGCTTGATCGTCGTCGGGCGGAAACGCGCGATTTTGAAAGCCAGTTCTCAATTAACGTGGCTGAACGAAGGGGTAATTACCGAAGGCGAACTCAAAGCGGGGGATCGACTGGTCATTGGGCCGATTGAATTCGAAGTGGAAGTCCTGCACGCGGAACCAGCAGTCAGCAGCCAAGACGATTTTTCGCCACCGGACATCGATGAGCTGATCAGACACGCTGCTGAGCAACCTGGGAGCAATCAAAAGGACCGTCGAGAACAACTCGTTCAGGAAATGCTGACTGATGTCGAAGGGCTTCTCGATGTTTTCTTTCAAAAAGAAAAAGAATCGCATGCTCAGTTGACTGCGATGAACACGACTCTCGTAAATGCTCAACTCGAATTGGAGCAAGAGTTCAAACTTCTTGAGTTACAGCGGCAAGAAATTACGGAAAAGCAAAACGAGATTGTTTCAGAGCGTTCCCAGTTAGTGCCCATTGCGGATGCCACCGAGAAGTTACAGGGACTTCGGAAGGAACTTGAGACTCAGGCCGAGGAACTTTCTCAACGCGAAGTTGAACTGCTCAATCAAAAAGCGAGTCTCGCAAAGCAGGTTGAGGAGGTTAATGCTCAGAAAGAGAATCTTCAGGCCTCGCTCGAACGGGTTCAGATTGCTCAGCAAGAGTTAAAAGCATCCGCACAACAGACACAAGAGGAATCTCGTCTCCTCGAAAGTCGCACATCTGACCTCGCTCTTCTGGAACAAGAGGTTCAAGAGCAAAGAAATGCCGTTGAGAAACAACAGCACGAACTCAATGACCTTGCACAACACCTTGAATCTCGATCCGCGGAGATTCAAGCAGGTTTCGATGAGATCAGTGCGCAACAAGAGACATTGAAAGAGAAAGAGCAACAGCTCCAGATCAAAGAAAGCGAACTCCAGAAGAGTCAGGAGCAACTTGACGAACAGGCACAAAGCGTATCGAGCAGAATCGCTGATTTTGATCTGCAATTAGAAACTCTTCGAGAAGACCAAAAGACCGTTCAGGAGCAGCGAACGCAGTTTGAGTCGGAGAAGGAACTCTTCCAGCAGAGACAGGCATCGCTAGAGAAAGAGCTTGCAGCCAGAGATGATTCGTGTGCTGCGATTGTCCAGGAACTGGAGTTGAAAGCGTCTCAACTCGAAGCCGATCTTCAAGACCTGAATCGCCGTGAAGAGAAGCTCGATCTACAGCGACAGGAGCTTCAACTTGAAGCTGACCTGTTCGAAGAGCTTTCAGATGAATTCATTGAATCGCAGCGTGAACTCGAGCGCAAACATGATCAGCTCAATCAAGCTCGCGAAGATTTTGAAAAGCAGCGGCAACTCGAACTCAACGAACTTGCTGAACTCAAACAACAGGCAGCAACGGATCGGCAATTGCTCGACGAGCAATTTTCTCAGTTGAAGAATCTAAAGGCCGAACATGAGCAGGTTTCGCAGACGCTGCAAGCAGACCGACTGAGTCTTGTTCAGTTGGAGGAAGGGCTTCAACAACGCGAAGAAGAGCTTCGCAATGGACATGCTCTACTCGACGAGAAGACTCGTGCGGTTGAAGAGCAGCTCAGTGAGTTGCAAGCACATCGTGATCGGCTCACGGATGACGAGCAAGAACTTGCTCGACAGCAAGCGGAGCTCACGGCTGACCTCGAAGCAGCTGCTGAAAAACAAAACGAGTTCCTCAAACAGAACGAAATCCTCGCTGAGGAACAACGGTCACATCAAGAGCATTGTGAAGCGGTCGCTGCGCTGCATGAACAGTCGCGTTCAGAACTCGATCAACGAGAAGAGCATTTGCGAGTTGCACAGAAGCAACTGGAGTTGCTTTCGCTTTCCATCGAGGAACGAGAAGTTGCAGCAGATCTCCTCTTCGATGACTTGCAGGCTGAAAAGAAGGGGCTGGCAGAACTTGCTGCAGAACTCGAACTTCGTGAACAGGAAGTTCAGGATCAACATGGGCTTCTGGAGACCCAGGATTTCGAACTGAAAGAACAGCTTGAAGCTCAACGTGCGAAGCTGTCAGAGCAAGAGAATAGTCTTGTTCAGCAGAGAGAGGAACTGAAGCGAGAGTTCGAGAACCTGAAGGAACAGGTTGAGCGACTGGACGAGCAAAAGAAACAACTCGAAACAAGAGAGGAGCAACTGCGTTCAGAGGAAGAATCATTAGAAAAACGATCACTGGAAAAGCAGAAGGAGATCGAAGAGCAGACGAAGTCTCTCGCTCTTGAACAGCAGCTTCTGGAAGAACAGACTCAACAATTGAAGTCTCAAAGTTCTGAATATGCTCAGCGTCAGAAAGAAATCGAGGAAGAGCAGGGTGGCTTAGTCCTCTTTGAGAAGGTGCTCAAAGACCGTAAGCAAGATTTTCAGGGAGAGCAGGAACTCTTGCAATCCAGCTCTCTGGAACTGGAAGAGAAAACCAGGCAGTTGCAAGCGGCTCAATCTGAACTCGCCGCTAAAATCGAAAAGTTCAACCTTCAGAAAGCTGAACTTGAACTCGAAGCGGACATCCTTGAAGAGAGGAGTTCCGAACTCAACGAAAAACAAAACGAACTCATCAGTCGAGAAGAAGAGTTTCAGAATCGATGCCGAGAATTCGAGCAAAAACAAGCTGAGGAACAACCTAAGCTTCAGCGTCTCTCACGGGAACTCTCTGAAGAGCGAATCCGACTCGACGATCTGGCAGCACGATTGGAGTCGCAACAACAGGAGTTTCAGCGACAGAGTACGGAATTCAAACTGGATCAGTCCGTATTGTCAGAGTTCGAAGCTGAGCTCGAACAACGCGAAGCTGAACTGCATGCAGCATCGATTGAGCTCAAGGAACAGCAATCGGAACTCGCTTCTCAGACGGAGAAGTTCAACAACGAGCGACAAGAGCGGGAAGCACAACTGCTCGCAGCGGAAAAAGATCTGGAGCAACGCGAACTCCGGTTCGAGACAGACCAGAAACAGCATCAGGCACTTCTCACAGAGTACGAGAAGCTTGAAGCTGCACACTTCGAATTGCGTGATCAGGAACAGGTTCTCCTCAGTCAGATGGCCATCCTGAAATCAAGCGAAGAGGAACTCCGACTCAGTCTCTCCCAAGCCAAACGGGAGGAGGCACAGGAACTTGAGGATCGACAGGCTCAGCTCAATCAACAGCTTGAAGAGCTCAGGTCGCTGGAAAGTGAACTCGCTGAACGTGAGTCACAACTAAAATCACAACATCAAGTCGAACGCGATCAGCTTGAATCTCAAGTTCTTGAACTCTCAAGTCAGCTGGACAGAGTGATCGTTGAACGAAATGAATTACTGGAACAGGGGCAGCAGGTTGCCGAGCAACAGAGAAAGTATGAAAGCGAGAGCGCTGAACTTCAGGAACTTCAACAGTTGCTGGAAGAAAAACTGGAGTACTGCGAGTCGCGGATAAAAGAGACCGAATCGACACGCCAAAAGTTGTCCGGGCAATTTGAAGAACTTCGAGAACGTCAGCAAGGATTTCAACAACTCGAACTCGAACTTGAGGAAGAGAAAGCCTCAATTGAACAGGAGCGAAGTTCAATCGAAATCGCACGTGCCGATTTCGAACAAGACGTAGCGGAATTCGAAGATCTGCAAGAGCGTCTACTCTCTGACCTCAATCAAAGCGACTCGAAGCAAAACGATTCCACTCAAGATCTCGACCCGCAACCTCAAGAAGTGCAAGGAGAATTACAGGGAATTGCCAAAGACGGCGTTGATGAGGATGTCGATCACAAGATCGATGAGAAGGCGACTGACAGTGTTGGTGACGGTGTTAGTGGCAGTGTTCGTGACAAGATTAGTGGCAATGTTGTCAGTGACGACGCTGTAATAAGTGACAACGCGGAATTCAATCTGAATGTCGAACTGCACAACGAGGTGGCCTCAGAGGCAGTCGAAGGCGAAAGCTCCGCTGAGACAGGAGATGAGTCTGCCCCAATCGATGGTCTACGCTCGGAACTGGCAGAAATTTTTGGGATTCCACTGGGGGGGGAAACGCCTGCAGAAAAGTCGACCGCAGAGAACTCTTCGACGGGGATCACTGAAGAGATTGAGTTAGAGGTTGAGTCAGAGAGTGAAACACCTGAAATTTTGGAACTCGCAGAAGCCGGCCTCGAATTGCCCGAGTCACTCAAGGAAGAGGCGACCACACAGACTGACGAAAAGAGTGAAGCCTCAAATATCTCGGAATCGTTTGTTGAGGAATCTCGCACCCCAGACTTTTCCTCAGATGATGTCATTCAAAACTATATGAAGCAGCTTCTCGCCCGGAATTCAGCTGAAAAGTCTCAACCGAAAACATCTGAGGTCCTGGAAACTCCTGAGCAAGAGTTAAGCCCTTCAGCGACACAGTTAAAAACTCAGCCCGTTGAGCGAACCGAAGGTGAGGCATCCAATTCACGGAACACGAACTCACGTGAAGTTCGTGAGTCTGCTGCCATTCGAGCGAATCTGGACTCATTTCGAGAGTTGGCGAACCTCTCCGCACGTTCGGCAGTTGCGAAATCAACACTGAGTCGCGAGCGGACCTTTATAAAAATTTACGCAGCGTGTGCTGGCATCGGTTGGTTATGTACGTCATTCCTGTTAATGACCGAGCAATGGTCGTCATCAGAGCAGGGGCAAGCGACATTGTTAGCCAGTATGACCGGACTCGGGGCGATCTTTGCGACTGCAAAGATGTTCCGTTCGATGGTCAGGGCCAGATATTTCCTCGCTTTAGCCCCCGACAATGAGAATGACGGTGACAGTCTCAATGACAGCGACAGCGACAGCGACATTGACAGCGACAGCGACAGCGACAGCGACATTCACATTGACAACATTGGCAGCGAAGTTGAGATTGAGGCCCCATTGGCGGAGTCGTGA
- the ribH gene encoding 6,7-dimethyl-8-ribityllumazine synthase, with protein sequence MTQKISGNMIADSNDQYAIVVSRFNELVTKRLLDGAVDTLKRHGASADSIVECWVPGAYELPIIAERLAASGKYAAVITLGAVIQGDTDHHDYINHAVAQGIMDASQKNGIPVLFGVLTCRTMEQALDRAGGKAGNKGVEAALAAIETVNVLKQLS encoded by the coding sequence ATGACGCAGAAAATCTCCGGTAACATGATTGCAGACAGCAACGATCAGTACGCAATTGTTGTCTCACGCTTCAACGAACTGGTGACGAAGCGTCTGTTGGACGGGGCAGTAGATACCCTGAAACGACACGGCGCGTCCGCCGATTCGATCGTCGAGTGCTGGGTTCCGGGAGCCTATGAATTACCGATCATCGCTGAACGACTCGCAGCGAGTGGGAAGTACGCTGCTGTCATCACTTTAGGTGCGGTCATTCAGGGTGACACTGACCATCACGACTATATCAATCACGCAGTGGCGCAAGGCATCATGGATGCATCGCAGAAGAATGGGATTCCCGTCTTGTTTGGAGTCCTGACCTGCCGTACGATGGAACAAGCTTTAGACCGTGCAGGTGGTAAAGCCGGGAACAAGGGAGTTGAAGCGGCCTTGGCAGCAATTGAAACTGTTAATGTGCTCAAACAACTTTCCTGA
- the nusB gene encoding transcription antitermination factor NusB: MARRSKSRQVAVQMLYQVDLNPDTEVTEIKKMIAERISDQQLIDFAWSLYAGVMEHRQELDLKIQSVAANWRLNRMAATDRAVLRLGAYEIVKTETPRGVAIDEAIELAKKFGDAQSSQFVNGILDKIHSD, from the coding sequence ATGGCTCGTCGAAGTAAATCACGTCAGGTTGCAGTGCAAATGCTGTATCAGGTGGACCTGAACCCGGATACAGAAGTCACTGAGATTAAAAAGATGATTGCCGAACGCATCAGCGATCAGCAACTGATCGATTTTGCGTGGAGCCTTTACGCAGGGGTTATGGAACACCGACAAGAACTCGACCTGAAGATCCAAAGCGTGGCCGCCAATTGGCGGCTGAATCGCATGGCAGCGACGGATCGGGCAGTCTTGCGTCTGGGAGCCTATGAAATCGTCAAAACAGAGACCCCACGCGGTGTCGCCATCGACGAAGCGATTGAACTCGCCAAAAAGTTCGGCGATGCCCAGTCTTCACAGTTTGTGAATGGAATTCTAGACAAAATCCATTCTGATTAG
- a CDS encoding DUF11 domain-containing protein, with the protein MRRSACFLTIVGLSLNSVAAQDLFGPSAVQPKPAGRSLQYFNSGQNKTQEQTQSQRSAGLKQAPQPVTISPAAQTPNYYSELFGDKAELSNAESTESRSRLKPVITPQNSSTTFAPQGVVQAAFEEDKEAASSQIEQVRAEGREARPFPGASPVETPSSFAPVAPVAPRVPVANPNLANPSDAVSGQKTSLTTPIAVESTSPAMRAQAGETAPANRGNVTFSQRFTKAPLAEPVPTVTTIEASGPQTPSVTIEWKQQSAINVGQECQCDLVVKNSGKTDASSVEVEAFFPNNVRLLDANPKPSKSETFLGWQFATLKAGEERTIKIKMLPLERGNIATRANVRFTGTASNVFTVAEPLLAVKVQGPQQVMIGESAPHTVVVTNPGNGIASNVQIEAVIPDGLEHARGKRLLMEIGSLNPGESRSIRLAMAAVTGGEHQIQVQARADAGLIQRSVAEVSVIAPSLNATIDGPGLRYLGRRGVFSLTVANDGAAATSNVQLMHKVPAGFEFISADKGVQFDKSTRLLTWFVGRLEKGEQSELNVTLSAKTLGEHKHLVRATSEHGSLADAEFTTRIEGTSSLSVEVVDLDDPVETGTEAIYEVRLKNEGSAAAKDVGLACEMATGVSFVGATGPTQHIAEQQNIVFRTIPELGPGKVAVYRVRVTSQTSGNARFRARVTSESVEEALTADELTKFYGE; encoded by the coding sequence ATGCGACGGAGTGCGTGCTTTCTAACAATCGTTGGTCTCAGCTTGAACAGTGTCGCTGCTCAAGACCTGTTTGGTCCCTCTGCTGTCCAACCAAAACCAGCTGGGAGAAGCCTCCAGTATTTCAATTCCGGCCAAAATAAGACACAAGAGCAAACGCAGAGTCAACGTTCTGCCGGGCTGAAGCAAGCTCCGCAACCGGTCACAATCTCTCCGGCCGCTCAGACTCCGAATTACTATTCGGAATTATTTGGCGATAAAGCTGAATTGAGCAACGCCGAATCGACCGAATCCCGCTCACGGCTCAAGCCAGTCATTACACCTCAGAATTCGAGCACAACATTTGCTCCACAAGGTGTGGTTCAAGCTGCTTTTGAGGAAGACAAAGAAGCGGCTAGCTCGCAAATTGAACAAGTGCGAGCTGAAGGCCGAGAGGCTCGACCGTTCCCTGGTGCTTCTCCAGTCGAAACTCCATCAAGCTTCGCTCCTGTTGCTCCTGTTGCTCCGCGAGTGCCTGTTGCAAACCCGAATCTTGCAAATCCGAGTGATGCAGTCTCTGGCCAGAAGACTTCACTGACAACACCGATCGCTGTTGAGTCCACCTCACCAGCAATGAGGGCACAAGCAGGCGAAACAGCTCCTGCGAATCGAGGGAACGTCACTTTCAGCCAACGATTTACCAAAGCTCCTCTCGCGGAACCGGTTCCAACTGTCACCACAATCGAAGCTTCCGGACCACAAACTCCGTCCGTGACAATTGAGTGGAAGCAGCAGTCAGCGATCAACGTTGGACAGGAATGCCAATGTGATCTGGTCGTGAAAAACTCCGGGAAAACCGATGCCTCTAGTGTCGAAGTGGAAGCATTTTTCCCAAACAACGTGAGACTTCTCGATGCCAACCCAAAGCCTTCGAAGAGCGAAACTTTCTTAGGCTGGCAATTTGCGACCCTCAAAGCGGGCGAAGAGCGAACTATTAAAATCAAGATGCTTCCTTTAGAACGAGGAAACATCGCCACACGAGCCAACGTTCGGTTCACAGGAACCGCAAGTAACGTTTTCACCGTGGCTGAACCTTTGCTGGCTGTGAAAGTACAAGGTCCACAACAAGTCATGATCGGCGAAAGTGCCCCTCATACTGTTGTGGTGACCAACCCGGGGAATGGGATTGCCTCGAACGTCCAAATCGAAGCTGTCATCCCCGACGGACTTGAACATGCTCGCGGAAAACGTTTGCTCATGGAGATCGGATCATTGAACCCGGGAGAATCTCGGAGCATCCGGCTTGCGATGGCTGCTGTCACCGGCGGAGAGCATCAAATTCAAGTACAGGCGAGAGCCGACGCAGGGTTGATTCAAAGAAGCGTTGCTGAAGTTTCTGTCATCGCTCCAAGTCTGAATGCCACGATCGATGGCCCTGGTCTTCGTTATCTGGGACGTCGGGGAGTCTTCTCTCTCACAGTCGCCAACGACGGAGCAGCGGCCACGAGCAATGTTCAACTGATGCACAAAGTCCCGGCTGGATTCGAGTTCATCAGTGCAGACAAAGGTGTTCAGTTTGATAAATCAACACGACTGTTGACCTGGTTCGTCGGTCGCCTTGAAAAAGGTGAGCAAAGCGAACTCAACGTCACGCTCTCTGCTAAGACACTCGGCGAACACAAGCACCTGGTTCGTGCAACTTCAGAGCACGGAAGCCTGGCAGATGCAGAATTCACGACACGGATTGAAGGAACCTCTTCCCTCTCTGTGGAAGTTGTCGACCTCGACGATCCTGTCGAAACCGGTACAGAAGCCATTTACGAAGTCCGCTTGAAGAACGAAGGCTCAGCCGCTGCCAAAGATGTTGGACTCGCTTGCGAGATGGCAACCGGAGTCAGCTTCGTAGGAGCGACTGGCCCAACACAGCACATTGCTGAACAACAAAACATTGTGTTCCGAACAATTCCAGAACTCGGCCCCGGGAAAGTGGCTGTCTACCGTGTCAGAGTCACTTCTCAAACATCCGGAAATGCTCGTTTCCGAGCCCGAGTCACCAGCGAATCGGTCGAAGAAGCACTCACCGCAGACGAGTTGACCAAGTTCTATGGTGAGTAA